Within the Tissierellales bacterium genome, the region AAACTCATATCTCCAATTTCATCAAGGAATAGGGTCCCATTGTTGGCTAATTCAATTTTACCAACCTTTCCCCCTGGTCTTGCTCCAGTAAACGCTCCATCTTCATATCCAAATAATTCCGATTCCAGTATATTTGATGGAATAGCAGCACAATTAATTTTAATATAATTATTATCCCTTCTATCACTTGTTTCATGGATTGCATTAGCAAAAACTTCTTTACCAGTCCCACTTTCACCAGTTATCAATACTGTTGAATCAGAATTTGCTACTTTTGTTACCATACTTTTTAACTTACGCATCTCCAAACTTTTGCCTATAATATTATCAATTGCATAATAATCACCTTTAACTTTTTTAAAGCGCTCTTTGTAAAGATATAGTTCCTTTTTTGCCGATTCTAAGCTCCTATATAGTAATTCTACTTCTCTTACATCTTTAAATATAACCTTTCCAATAGCACCAATAACTTTATTGTTCTTTTTTATAGGGATTCTCAAAGTCACAGAATCATTGTTCTTTATCCGTTGTATTTGCCCCATTTCAGTCTTACCGGTTTTTAAGACTATATGAAGTCTAGTATTATCAATTACCTCTGTTACATGTCTGCCAATAGCTTCATTAGGATTAATTCCTAGAAAATTAGCATAAGCATTATTAATCATAACCACATAGCCATCTGGATCTACAACAACAATGCAATCAGAAGCATTTTCAAATATGATCTCCCAAACTTCATTTTGTAATTTAAGCTCATCAATACCCCCTATAGTATCGTCCTTAGTGCATAAGCTATCCACTTTTATCCTCTCCCCGTAAAATGGCATTTTATATTTGTTATGTTTTTATCAATTAATTCAATTTTCTACATTTAATTCCTATATATAATTATATCATAAAATGGAGAAACCGTTAGCTTCTTTGAAATAAATATATATAAATAACTCTAAGGAAGTCAAACAAATGACTTCTGCATTTGTTCATAACTATCAAAAAATCTCCTATTATAGAATAATTCATATGCCTTTAAAAGTTTTTATCTATTTTTATCTTAATCCATAA harbors:
- a CDS encoding sigma 54-interacting transcriptional regulator; this encodes MDSLCTKDDTIGGIDELKLQNEVWEIIFENASDCIVVVDPDGYVVMINNAYANFLGINPNEAIGRHVTEVIDNTRLHIVLKTGKTEMGQIQRIKNNDSVTLRIPIKKNNKVIGAIGKVIFKDVREVELLYRSLESAKKELYLYKERFKKVKGDYYAIDNIIGKSLEMRKLKSMVTKVANSDSTVLITGESGTGKEVFANAIHETSDRRDNNYIKINCAAIPSNILESELFGYEDGAFTGARPGGKVGKIELANNGTLFLDEIGDMSFDMQAKILRVLQDKEVVKVGGHDPKKVNVRIIAATNQNLIKKIEDGEFREDLYYRLNVVPFKLPPLRERKEDIPLLCDFFVNKYNDKFGIYIENIEDEAMYYLKNYSWPGNIRELENVIERIYNFIDTNIIRKEHLPKRILKNNSIVPVGDLKKMLDDYEKDLITNTLELYDGNKSSVAKVLGISRSNLYQKLEKYQIDNH